One segment of Aquimarina sp. BL5 DNA contains the following:
- a CDS encoding thioredoxin domain-containing protein — MKTLYYFIIPLIILSSCNQKSATSISMHTNDLIKETSPYLLQHAHNPVNWKAWNDESLALAEAENKLVIVSIGYSACHWCHVMEKESFENDSVAKLMNSEFVNIKVDREERPDIDQVYMTAIQLMTGSGGWPLNCITLPDGRPVFGGTYFTKDEWLKVLKELSELYKTNPEKVIAYAEKLTEGVKNSELISVNREEPNFTSIALDTTIKSFKKQLDYKNGGTMGAPKFPMPSSLHFLLRQSIQNKDEDLKSYVNKTLTKLASGGIYDQIGGGFSRYSVDEKWHIPHFEKMLYDNAQLVSLYSDAYLVSKNETYKTIVEETLKFIERELTHTNGAFYSSLDADSKNEEDELEEGIFYCWTKDELKTLLNEDFNLFKDYYNINSFGKWENNQYVLIKNKSDVEFMALHNLTEDLLHSKILEWKNILIEERAKREPPRTDDKTLTSWNALMLQAYIDAYRVFGNKNYLEKALKNATFIKQKQLRSDGGLYHNFKNNKSTIEGFSEDYAAVIKTYISLYEVTLDENWLAIANDLMTYTITHFLDKESGMFYFTSDVNKNLITRKFEIIDNVIPSSNSMLANSLFKLSHYYYNTSYEKMARQMLNNVKYDLETSPSGYSNWLNLYLNYASPYYEIAISGNNALEKLKELNTYYLPNILIAGASKQSDLPLLENRYNSDNTYIYVCVNGSCKLPRIDVEKAVKEL, encoded by the coding sequence TTGAAAACTCTTTATTATTTCATAATACCATTAATTATTCTTAGCAGTTGTAATCAAAAAAGCGCAACTAGCATTTCTATGCATACTAATGACCTTATCAAAGAAACTAGTCCGTACCTCTTACAACATGCTCACAATCCGGTAAACTGGAAAGCTTGGAATGACGAATCCTTAGCATTGGCTGAAGCTGAAAATAAACTAGTTATAGTTTCTATTGGTTATTCGGCTTGTCATTGGTGCCATGTTATGGAAAAAGAAAGTTTTGAAAACGATTCTGTAGCCAAACTAATGAATTCAGAATTTGTAAACATAAAAGTAGATCGAGAGGAACGTCCAGATATAGATCAAGTCTATATGACCGCCATACAACTAATGACCGGAAGTGGCGGATGGCCTTTAAACTGTATCACTTTACCAGACGGACGACCCGTTTTTGGAGGCACTTATTTTACCAAAGACGAATGGCTTAAAGTCTTAAAAGAACTATCGGAGCTGTATAAAACAAATCCAGAAAAAGTTATTGCTTATGCCGAAAAATTGACTGAAGGTGTTAAAAACTCAGAATTAATTTCGGTTAACAGAGAAGAACCTAATTTTACATCAATCGCATTAGATACAACTATTAAAAGTTTTAAAAAACAGTTAGATTATAAAAACGGCGGAACCATGGGCGCCCCAAAATTTCCAATGCCTTCAAGTTTACATTTTCTTCTAAGACAAAGTATTCAAAATAAAGACGAAGATTTAAAATCTTATGTAAACAAAACTTTGACAAAATTAGCTAGTGGTGGGATTTACGACCAAATTGGCGGTGGATTTTCTCGATATTCTGTAGATGAAAAATGGCATATTCCACATTTTGAAAAAATGCTTTACGATAATGCACAGTTAGTTAGTTTATATTCTGATGCGTACTTAGTCTCAAAAAATGAAACCTATAAAACAATTGTCGAAGAAACCTTAAAATTTATCGAAAGAGAACTAACCCATACCAATGGAGCATTTTATTCCTCTTTGGATGCTGATAGCAAAAATGAAGAAGATGAATTAGAGGAAGGTATCTTTTACTGTTGGACAAAAGACGAATTAAAAACACTCTTAAATGAAGATTTTAATCTCTTTAAGGACTACTATAACATTAACAGCTTTGGGAAATGGGAAAACAACCAATACGTTCTGATAAAAAACAAATCTGATGTAGAATTTATGGCATTGCATAATTTAACAGAAGATCTTCTTCATTCTAAAATTTTAGAATGGAAAAATATTCTAATCGAAGAACGAGCAAAAAGAGAACCACCAAGAACAGATGATAAAACACTTACCTCTTGGAATGCACTCATGCTTCAAGCTTATATCGATGCTTATCGTGTTTTTGGAAATAAAAATTATTTAGAAAAAGCATTAAAAAATGCAACATTCATTAAGCAAAAACAATTAAGATCTGATGGCGGGTTGTACCATAATTTTAAAAATAACAAAAGTACTATTGAAGGTTTTTCTGAAGATTACGCAGCAGTAATAAAGACTTACATATCACTCTACGAAGTTACATTAGATGAAAATTGGTTAGCAATTGCTAATGACTTAATGACATATACCATTACTCATTTCTTAGATAAAGAGAGTGGAATGTTTTATTTTACATCAGATGTTAACAAAAATCTCATTACCAGAAAATTCGAAATCATCGATAACGTTATTCCATCATCAAATTCAATGTTAGCAAATAGTCTTTTTAAATTAAGCCATTATTACTACAATACATCTTATGAGAAAATGGCAAGACAAATGCTGAATAATGTAAAGTACGATTTAGAAACATCACCTTCAGGATATTCTAACTGGCTTAATTTATACTTAAATTATGCTAGTCCTTATTACGAGATAGCCATTTCTGGAAATAATGCACTCGAAAAATTAAAAGAACTAAACACTTATTACTTACCTAATATTTTAATTGCTGGTGCTTCAAAACAAAGTGATTTACCATTACTAGAAAACAGATATAATTCAGATAACACCTATATTTATGTCTGTGTAAATGGCTCTTGTAAGCTCCCAAGAATCGATGTAGAAAAGGCAGTCAAAGAACTTTAA
- a CDS encoding cytochrome d ubiquinol oxidase subunit II encodes MLYVVLFFLIFSLYLYVVLGGADYGAGIVELFSSEENQKITKKTIYRVMGPVWEANHIWIIILIVILWIAFPAYYNILVVNLHIPLTIILLGVTLRGVAFVFRHYDAVIDNSQKLYDAMFKVSSLITPIFLGMVFGGLISGEIRLTEDVSTLTFYEAFVRPWCNIFSILVGLFFAALCAFLSSVLLIGESESGKENIYVRKATIATIVVFVMGLITFIYGYANESTFVKGFIMDPYAIGAMVISGLILIPLWITIKRGRRVLSRLFAGLQVFLILLAAFVSHFPNIIITDTHSVSLLDNIAPDSVINVLGISLIIGGAVILPGLFHLLKSFKMIKILEQHNNPSV; translated from the coding sequence ATGCTATACGTTGTTTTATTCTTTTTGATATTTTCTTTGTATTTATACGTTGTTTTAGGTGGAGCTGATTACGGCGCTGGTATTGTAGAGTTGTTTTCGTCAGAAGAGAATCAGAAAATCACGAAAAAAACGATTTATAGAGTTATGGGACCAGTATGGGAGGCAAATCATATCTGGATTATTATTCTGATTGTAATTTTATGGATAGCTTTCCCTGCATATTATAATATATTGGTAGTGAATCTTCACATTCCATTAACCATAATTTTACTCGGAGTAACACTTAGAGGTGTAGCTTTTGTTTTTAGACACTATGATGCAGTGATTGATAATTCTCAGAAATTATATGATGCCATGTTTAAAGTATCAAGTCTGATTACACCTATATTTTTAGGAATGGTTTTCGGAGGACTTATTAGTGGAGAAATTAGACTTACAGAAGATGTAAGTACCTTGACTTTTTATGAAGCTTTTGTACGACCTTGGTGTAACATTTTCAGTATACTAGTTGGGTTATTTTTTGCGGCTCTTTGTGCTTTTTTGTCTTCGGTATTACTTATTGGTGAATCCGAATCGGGAAAAGAAAATATTTATGTTAGAAAAGCTACCATTGCGACTATTGTAGTTTTTGTAATGGGCTTGATTACGTTTATCTATGGATATGCCAATGAGTCTACTTTTGTAAAAGGATTTATTATGGATCCTTATGCTATTGGAGCTATGGTAATTTCGGGATTGATATTGATTCCTCTTTGGATTACTATAAAAAGGGGTAGGAGAGTATTAAGTAGACTTTTTGCGGGGTTACAGGTATTTTTGATCTTACTTGCAGCCTTTGTATCTCATTTCCCGAACATTATAATTACGGATACACATAGTGTTAGTTTGTTGGATAATATAGCACCGGATAGTGTGATCAATGTTTTGGGCATATCGTTAATTATTGGTGGTGCAGTAATTCTTCCAGGACTGTTTCATTTGTTGAAATCATTTAAGATGATTAAGATTTTAGAACAGCATAATAATCCTTCAGTTTAA
- a CDS encoding cytochrome ubiquinol oxidase subunit I → MENLDAARLQMAFTLIFHIVFACIGMVMPFFMVVSHYKWLKTKDQTYLTLTKAWQKGVAIFFVTGAVSGTALSFELGLLWPEFMKHAGPIIGMPFSLEGAAFFVEAIALGFYLYGWNKLPEKFHWFTGVIIGLSGVASGILVVAANGWMNSPSGFDYIDGQFLNIDPVQAMLNPAWFTQALHMTLAAFTATGFAVAGIHAYQVFKGRRVKLHTKAFKIAITFGAIAAILQPISGDISAKDIAERQPVKLAAMEAHYNTEKGAPLYIGGIVNPETQEVKYKLAIPGMLSFLAFGDFDAEVKGLNDFPEDERPNVPIVHYAFQTMVGIGGILMLAGLVYFISLKRKKWFTNNKYWLLFVLLAPLGFIALEAGWIVTEVGRQPWIIHKIMRTKDAVTPMPGIVFSFYTYVVVYVTLSIAVTWLMIRQIKVLNAKNN, encoded by the coding sequence ATGGAAAACCTTGATGCGGCAAGACTCCAGATGGCATTCACCCTTATATTTCACATTGTTTTTGCTTGCATTGGTATGGTGATGCCTTTTTTTATGGTAGTATCACATTATAAATGGCTAAAGACTAAAGATCAAACCTATTTAACGCTAACCAAAGCTTGGCAAAAAGGAGTAGCTATCTTTTTTGTAACAGGTGCTGTTTCCGGTACAGCTTTGTCGTTTGAATTAGGATTGTTGTGGCCAGAATTCATGAAACACGCAGGACCTATTATAGGAATGCCGTTTTCACTAGAAGGAGCAGCATTTTTTGTGGAAGCAATTGCATTGGGATTCTATCTGTACGGTTGGAATAAACTACCGGAAAAGTTTCATTGGTTTACAGGAGTGATTATTGGATTATCAGGAGTAGCTTCAGGGATTTTGGTGGTGGCTGCGAATGGCTGGATGAATTCTCCAAGTGGTTTTGATTATATCGATGGACAGTTTCTTAATATTGATCCGGTACAAGCTATGCTAAATCCAGCTTGGTTTACACAAGCATTACATATGACTTTAGCGGCCTTTACTGCTACAGGATTTGCAGTAGCAGGAATTCATGCATATCAGGTATTTAAGGGACGAAGAGTAAAACTCCATACCAAGGCATTTAAGATTGCAATTACTTTTGGAGCTATTGCAGCGATTCTGCAACCTATTAGTGGTGATATTTCTGCAAAGGATATAGCAGAACGACAACCTGTAAAACTTGCTGCTATGGAAGCGCATTATAATACGGAAAAAGGAGCTCCTTTGTATATAGGAGGTATCGTAAATCCAGAAACTCAAGAAGTAAAATATAAGCTTGCTATTCCTGGAATGTTATCGTTTTTAGCATTTGGTGATTTTGATGCTGAGGTAAAAGGATTAAATGATTTTCCTGAAGATGAAAGACCTAATGTACCTATTGTTCATTATGCTTTTCAGACGATGGTAGGTATTGGAGGAATATTAATGCTAGCAGGACTAGTATATTTCATTTCTTTAAAAAGGAAGAAATGGTTTACGAATAATAAATATTGGTTACTTTTTGTACTATTAGCGCCACTCGGGTTTATAGCTTTAGAAGCAGGATGGATTGTAACAGAAGTTGGAAGACAACCCTGGATCATTCATAAAATAATGCGGACTAAGGATGCCGTAACACCAATGCCTGGAATTGTATTTAGTTTTTATACGTATGTAGTAGTATATGTTACACTTTCTATTGCAGTAACTTGGTTGATGATTCGCCAGATCAAAGTTCTTAATGCCAAAAATAATTAG
- a CDS encoding tetratricopeptide repeat protein, translated as MDRKLYRKILVLVSFWSTFLCFGQESAITKLDNAIDSLNTNPNYSYTVLLKISKSKNYQDSIKAKAKLFLGSYFNSIGVVDSSMHYTRASLIHLRNKKHLAQAYRLLGSSFRRSGQMDNAIERLYLSLSISEEINYLDMVSKVKSDLGLLYANKKEYDKAIRFLQESIDAAENEQAIYGNYVNIGAIYYFRKDFENAEKYFLKAFEMMPPEKDPKVSATIALNLGSVLYENKKYEQAIDYYEKSKQIADEHGFVDKSLNAIIHKAVVIGLLGDHSEAIQMLTKAITKAKEISNLEIQKNIYDNLVIVYNDANDHKSANEALIQYHIFKDSLNNRKQKKEITELEVKHETATKEKEILLLKEDQLVKEAEIKRQRLLKRFYIIGFIVVLIPIIGLLLVYYQKLQVKTKYNAQKEEINRQKTTSFLKEQELKLANTYVIAQNEERNRIARELHDSIGGNIAAIKLQMIDIKKGEEYQEAIINQLDNTYQQVREISHNLIPKKISQTAFANYISEYIDTIEKVTDPDITFIPHPIEKINIIDDNQKVEIFRIIQELMTNALKHAKAKVIEICLNAYNDSIEIIFEDDGIGFDVKKEMNGIGLQNIKKRLTLLKAKIDIDSAINRGTAIRIEIPTVLNDKKI; from the coding sequence ATGGATAGAAAACTATATAGAAAAATACTAGTACTTGTATCTTTTTGGAGCACTTTTCTCTGCTTCGGACAAGAATCAGCAATTACAAAACTCGACAATGCAATTGACTCTTTGAATACCAATCCAAATTATTCTTACACTGTTTTATTAAAAATTTCTAAGAGTAAAAATTATCAAGATTCTATAAAAGCAAAAGCAAAGCTATTTTTAGGTAGCTATTTTAATTCTATTGGTGTTGTAGACTCATCTATGCATTATACCAGGGCTTCCTTAATTCATCTCAGAAATAAAAAACATTTAGCGCAAGCATACAGATTATTGGGTTCTAGTTTTAGAAGGAGCGGTCAAATGGATAATGCGATAGAACGATTGTACTTAAGTCTCTCTATTTCTGAAGAAATAAATTACCTAGATATGGTAAGTAAGGTTAAGTCTGATTTAGGATTGCTATATGCCAATAAAAAGGAGTATGATAAAGCCATACGGTTTTTACAGGAAAGTATTGATGCTGCCGAAAATGAACAAGCGATCTACGGTAATTATGTTAACATTGGTGCGATATATTATTTTCGCAAAGATTTTGAAAATGCTGAAAAATATTTTCTCAAAGCTTTTGAAATGATGCCTCCAGAAAAAGATCCGAAAGTTTCTGCTACGATAGCTCTTAATTTAGGGTCTGTTCTTTATGAAAACAAGAAGTACGAACAAGCAATCGATTATTACGAAAAAAGTAAACAGATTGCTGATGAACACGGTTTTGTAGATAAAAGTCTGAATGCAATTATTCATAAAGCAGTTGTTATTGGACTTTTAGGTGATCATTCTGAAGCTATCCAAATGCTTACGAAAGCAATTACAAAAGCTAAAGAAATTTCTAATCTAGAAATACAAAAAAATATTTATGATAATCTAGTGATTGTTTATAACGATGCTAATGACCACAAATCTGCAAATGAAGCACTGATTCAATATCATATTTTTAAGGATTCTCTAAATAACAGAAAACAAAAAAAGGAAATTACCGAACTTGAAGTCAAACATGAAACCGCTACAAAAGAAAAAGAGATTTTATTATTAAAAGAAGACCAACTTGTAAAAGAAGCCGAAATTAAAAGGCAACGTCTACTAAAGCGATTTTATATTATTGGTTTTATTGTAGTACTCATACCAATTATTGGTTTACTACTAGTGTATTATCAAAAACTACAAGTAAAGACTAAATATAACGCTCAAAAAGAAGAAATTAATAGACAGAAAACAACATCTTTTCTTAAAGAGCAAGAGTTAAAACTTGCAAACACTTATGTTATTGCTCAAAATGAGGAACGAAATAGAATTGCTAGAGAATTGCATGATAGTATTGGCGGAAATATTGCAGCAATAAAACTACAGATGATTGATATAAAAAAGGGCGAAGAGTATCAAGAAGCAATAATTAATCAATTAGATAACACGTATCAACAAGTACGTGAAATATCTCATAACCTTATCCCCAAAAAAATAAGTCAGACAGCTTTTGCTAATTATATAAGTGAATATATTGACACTATAGAAAAAGTTACAGACCCGGACATTACATTTATACCACATCCAATAGAAAAAATTAATATTATTGATGATAATCAGAAAGTTGAAATTTTTAGAATCATTCAAGAATTAATGACAAATGCTTTAAAGCACGCTAAAGCAAAAGTAATCGAGATATGCCTTAATGCCTATAATGACTCTATTGAAATTATTTTTGAAGATGACGGTATTGGTTTTGATGTTAAAAAAGAAATGAATGGTATCGGGTTACAAAATATCAAAAAACGATTAACGTTATTAAAAGCAAAAATAGATATTGATTCTGCAATTAACCGAGGAACAGCTATACGAATTGAAATACCTACTGTACTAAATGACAAAAAAATATAA
- a CDS encoding response regulator transcription factor, which yields MTKKYKYKLVVADDHKMFLDGLLSILSHESDYEIVYTASNGLDLKKYLDINTSDQIDLAILDINMPKMDGVALNQHIKEHHPSIKTLIVSMLSESQKIYELTQAQVNGYIPKNAKKEELLQAIETILNGSNYFSDSIKEAYTKSIFEQKQNNEVNLSNREKEILQLIAKEYTTQEIADKLFLSKYTIEGYRTSLISKLNVKNVVGLAKHAIKLGLVD from the coding sequence ATGACAAAAAAATATAAATATAAATTAGTGGTTGCTGATGACCACAAAATGTTTTTAGATGGGCTATTGAGTATCTTATCACACGAATCAGATTATGAAATTGTGTATACAGCAAGTAATGGTCTTGATCTTAAAAAATATTTGGACATCAATACATCTGATCAAATTGATTTAGCAATACTAGACATCAATATGCCCAAAATGGACGGAGTTGCCCTTAATCAACATATTAAAGAGCATCATCCATCAATAAAAACGCTAATAGTTAGCATGTTATCAGAGTCTCAAAAAATTTATGAATTAACTCAGGCACAAGTAAATGGATATATTCCAAAAAATGCAAAAAAAGAAGAGCTTCTGCAAGCTATAGAAACTATCTTAAATGGTTCCAATTACTTTTCTGATAGTATAAAAGAAGCATACACAAAAAGCATCTTCGAACAGAAACAGAATAATGAAGTAAATTTAAGTAATCGAGAAAAAGAAATACTTCAATTAATTGCCAAAGAATATACTACACAAGAGATAGCTGATAAGCTTTTTTTAAGTAAATATACTATAGAGGGGTATCGTACTAGCCTGATTTCTAAGCTCAATGTAAAAAATGTAGTTGGTTTGGCCAAACACGCAATTAAATTGGGATTAGTCGATTAG
- a CDS encoding leucine-rich repeat domain-containing protein, producing the protein MKGLLTYKNLLLVVCSLIMFSCSKEIDGSDVTLLNSENQILEFAFLTQENGELEIDVTANINQEDKVVSVVLPYGTPVRALKPSIKISESASIVQDVDVSFDFSTPIIYSIMAEDGTVSNYTVRVRVVASTELEILLTIFNQNPDNLLGWNIASEDISTWEGVILVDDKVIELELEEKGLTVLPPEICDLFYLKTLSLEGNMITEIPRQIQDLSNNLRTLNLGGNQIDIIPQEFFSLTKLTDLRVYTNLLTEVPSDINKLTELRYLSLSNNSLKTLPLELFELSKLNSLFLNNIELSEVPESITDLSQLTALGISSNPLGAIPDIVLDITTLTRLDIYNSGITNIPSEITKLTNLKRLQLSGNNLIEINEVIGDLFLLEYLLLQTNAIEEIPSELSNLINLKTLDLTENNLITIPNAICDLANTGTEILLDENVTCQ; encoded by the coding sequence ATGAAGGGCTTATTAACCTATAAAAACCTGCTTCTTGTGGTATGCAGTTTGATCATGTTTTCTTGTTCTAAAGAAATAGATGGATCTGATGTTACACTATTAAATTCTGAAAATCAGATATTAGAATTTGCTTTTCTTACCCAAGAAAATGGAGAATTGGAGATCGACGTTACTGCTAACATAAATCAAGAAGATAAAGTAGTGTCTGTTGTATTACCCTATGGAACCCCCGTTAGAGCCTTGAAACCCAGTATTAAAATTTCAGAATCAGCATCCATTGTACAGGATGTAGATGTTTCTTTTGATTTTTCTACGCCAATAATATACAGTATTATGGCAGAGGATGGTACAGTTTCGAATTATACTGTAAGAGTACGCGTAGTAGCAAGTACAGAACTAGAAATATTATTAACAATTTTTAATCAAAATCCAGATAATCTTTTAGGTTGGAATATAGCAAGTGAAGATATTTCTACATGGGAAGGGGTGATTCTTGTAGATGATAAAGTAATCGAATTAGAACTAGAGGAAAAAGGATTAACAGTTTTACCTCCAGAGATTTGTGATTTATTTTATTTAAAGACGTTATCGTTAGAAGGTAATATGATTACCGAAATTCCAAGACAGATCCAGGACTTGTCCAATAATTTAAGAACACTTAATCTAGGAGGGAACCAGATAGATATAATACCACAAGAGTTTTTTAGCTTAACTAAGTTAACAGACCTAAGGGTATATACAAACCTATTAACAGAGGTGCCTTCTGATATTAATAAACTTACGGAGCTTAGGTATTTAAGCTTGTCCAATAATTCTTTAAAAACACTACCTTTAGAATTGTTTGAACTTTCTAAACTAAATTCATTATTCCTTAATAATATAGAATTATCAGAAGTTCCCGAGAGCATAACAGATTTATCCCAATTAACAGCATTAGGGATATCTTCAAATCCTCTAGGAGCTATTCCTGATATTGTTCTTGATATTACAACACTTACTAGATTAGATATCTACAATTCCGGTATAACTAACATTCCCTCAGAAATAACTAAATTAACAAATCTTAAACGACTTCAGTTATCTGGAAATAATTTAATAGAAATTAATGAAGTTATTGGTGATTTATTTCTACTAGAATATTTATTGTTACAAACGAATGCGATTGAAGAAATCCCTAGTGAGTTAAGTAATTTAATCAACCTTAAAACCTTAGATCTAACAGAAAATAATTTGATTACTATACCCAACGCAATTTGTGACTTAGCCAATACAGGTACCGAAATACTATTAGATGAGAATGTAACTTGCCAATAG
- a CDS encoding LysM peptidoglycan-binding domain-containing protein: MSGHNQEAINAARQKGEARLKRIWDQVRWDEETNQITFTTNEPEEGLLDAYFAERKEREVPVDDSLETESEIYTVVSGDNLTKIAGNYSGVSVEDIAGANPSEVGPRPNYNIRVGAQLTIPNQTPTITEVFYEEVNKGTLGGNVYIVVKGFALKGKEATIEIFEKSPYLLMESETPLTVIQYDSLEAEDPNTEVNKTELKAIFNDNGEAVVKIRIRPKVEDPDTVYQNWKEKFQPPKVEVNDFALSSTNNTEPYTEPGLDEFQLDPERSSSDLSLPQNGGYTLSMGNGQEDVYVPILDFLWLKVSSAGNNEQYEKSFLNTGNYFILQNEIAPWMEIAWGELGVYEGDRTTGGFNRVAEFFLNGAGQALDPINQAWCSSFTNWVFIETNRVKRTNFSTIPLDGHTHNPALAINWFNPSRYKGGVRISPDKKPPYGSVLIMQIRNGHSGHAAFVIDYVKSGDRLTFKLLGGNQTHRVQVETYVFIKSGSDYFKGNFKLLGYVLPKEYIYDERNEIFYQYRSEAPSEEAGPIQ; this comes from the coding sequence ATGAGTGGACATAATCAAGAGGCAATTAATGCAGCACGACAAAAAGGCGAAGCTCGTTTAAAACGGATATGGGATCAAGTACGTTGGGATGAAGAAACCAATCAAATTACGTTTACGACGAATGAGCCCGAAGAAGGACTGTTGGATGCTTATTTTGCGGAGAGAAAAGAAAGAGAAGTTCCTGTAGATGATTCTTTAGAAACTGAATCTGAAATATATACTGTAGTTAGTGGAGATAATCTTACCAAGATAGCTGGAAATTATTCTGGAGTAAGTGTAGAAGATATAGCCGGAGCCAATCCAAGTGAAGTAGGCCCAAGACCAAATTACAATATCAGAGTTGGTGCTCAATTAACGATACCAAATCAAACGCCAACGATAACAGAGGTTTTTTATGAAGAAGTAAACAAAGGAACATTAGGAGGAAATGTTTATATCGTAGTAAAAGGATTTGCGTTAAAAGGTAAAGAAGCAACGATAGAAATTTTTGAGAAGAGTCCTTATTTACTGATGGAAAGCGAAACACCTCTTACAGTGATTCAATATGACTCCCTAGAAGCCGAAGATCCTAATACCGAAGTTAATAAAACAGAATTAAAAGCGATCTTCAATGATAATGGAGAAGCTGTGGTAAAAATTAGAATACGCCCTAAAGTTGAAGACCCAGATACGGTTTATCAAAATTGGAAAGAAAAGTTTCAGCCGCCAAAAGTCGAAGTGAATGATTTTGCATTATCTTCTACTAATAATACCGAACCATACACTGAACCAGGTTTAGATGAATTTCAGTTAGACCCGGAAAGATCTTCCTCTGATTTATCTTTACCCCAAAATGGTGGCTACACATTATCTATGGGTAATGGACAAGAAGATGTTTATGTACCAATATTAGATTTTTTATGGTTAAAAGTGAGCAGTGCTGGTAACAATGAACAGTATGAAAAGTCATTTTTGAATACGGGGAATTACTTTATATTACAAAACGAAATAGCACCTTGGATGGAGATCGCTTGGGGAGAATTAGGTGTTTATGAGGGAGATAGAACTACTGGTGGTTTTAATAGAGTAGCTGAGTTTTTCTTAAATGGTGCGGGGCAAGCCTTAGATCCTATTAATCAAGCTTGGTGTTCTAGTTTTACTAATTGGGTATTCATTGAAACGAATAGGGTAAAGAGGACAAATTTTTCTACTATTCCTTTGGATGGACATACTCATAATCCCGCGCTTGCAATAAATTGGTTTAACCCGTCCAGATATAAAGGAGGAGTTAGAATATCACCTGATAAGAAGCCCCCATACGGAAGTGTTCTAATTATGCAAATACGAAATGGCCACTCAGGCCACGCAGCTTTTGTTATAGATTATGTAAAATCAGGAGATAGATTAACGTTTAAACTTTTAGGAGGTAATCAAACCCATAGAGTACAAGTAGAGACTTATGTTTTTATTAAATCAGGTTCTGATTATTTTAAAGGTAATTTTAAACTTTTAGGGTATGTATTACCTAAAGAATATATATATGATGAAAGAAATGAAATATTTTATCAATATCGTAGTGAAGCTCCTTCAGAAGAAGCGGGTCCAATTCAGTAA